CTATTAAATTAATATAATTTGGCACAGCGTGTATTATATAATTCATTGGATCAGATATTGGTAGAAGATAGTTAGTAGAGTTTGTTGTCTCTTTAAATATTGTAGATTCTAATTGTATTGCTGGAATGTTTAAGATTGTTGGATATTCTACTAGAATAATATCCTTATCTTTTAGGATATCGGAATACCTATTATAGATTTTTTTTACATTTTTTGGTATATTTTTACTATAAAATGATACTATTGAGATATGATCTTTTTCTGTAAAATAGTCTAGATCGTTATCTATTATGTTTCCTGATATATTAAATAATCTTGATAAAGTCATAGAAGTTGAAAGATCGACAATTAGTACTTTATACTTTTCTTTAAAAAGAAGAGATAAAAAATATATTATGCTAGATTTTCCTACACCACCTTTAGGGCTAAATACTAATATCCTTATCATTATAGTATTAAAGTAGTTTTTTAATATATATTATTTTTTTCAGATTTTCAATTACTATATGCAAAAATCGTTGTTTCAAGTTTAGTGATATTTATTCTATTATATTACTATTTTTTGGAAGCCTTTGCGTTTATTATTCTAGCTTAGTATATTATAAGCAATTAATTTCTACTAATTTAAGTCTTTTGAGGTCAATATTTATTATTCTTCTAAAAACTAAATAATTTTGAAGCTATATGACGAGAATATATTTTATAAATAATATTAATCATTTAGATAATATTTTAATATTAAGGATAGCTAGTTCAAATATTCTTTTTAGATTAACTTTTTAACTAAGTACTTTTATTCAATATACATTATTGTTATAATATTGTCAGTATAAAGTAATTTGTGAAGTTACTATTATATCTTAAACTTATGAGTTAAGTCTCTACGTATAGATAATAGTATTAGAATTTTTATTTGAAGACTATGAAGTTGTAATTAATAATACTTTAATGATTTTTGTATAATAATACTTTGATTGTTGTGTTTTGCTAAGTATAGCCTAGGAAATTTTTGTATTGCACTAACTTTGCTTTGCTAAATGATTTTTGCATGGCACTATTACTAACTTATTTTTAAATAATACTAATCATGTAAATGATAGATAGTAATCCATTCTGCTCTATAAAAAATATTTTTAAGAATTTTGGAGAAGGAATCTTATGGTCAAGCTTATTAATTGGAAAAAAGCATCAAAGGAAGAGAAAAATAATGCAAAAAGTTTATTGAAGGATAATTACGATGTTATTATAATATTGAAGCCAAATAGCTTCATAGAGTATATAAAATCGCATGATTTAGATACTAATGATCAGATAATAATAAGAAGAGAGAAAAAAACATCATTATACAAGGAAATTAACAGGCTCGCTTCAGAAAAATTTACAATAAAGGTAGTAGTTTTAGATGATTATGCAAAAGCACTTTTAAGAATTAGTTGAACTTTTAGTTTTATTTTCTACTTTTAATATTAATTTTAGCAAAGCTGGATATATGAAGATTCTAATTACGAAAGTGTCTAAAAGTGCTGCTATTGCGATGCCAATTCCTAGTTCTGCTATTGGCTTAATTGGGTCTATTGCTAAAACTGCAAATGAGGATGCTAAGATTACTCCTAATGCTGTAACTGCACCTGCAGAAATTGATATTGCTCTTATAATGCTTTCTAAACTTCTTTCATTTTCTATTTCTTCTTTTACTCTAGTTAAAATAAATATACTGTAGTCATTTCCTAATCCCATCATTAAAACAAATATTGTAATTGGTATGAAGAATAATATTCCTTCAGATGATTTGTATAGTGAATAGATTATACTTAGGGACAATACTATACTTAATAGTATAGTAGCTACTGCACCTATGGAAATCTTAATGGATTTTAAAAATGCTGTTAATGATGCTATTAATACTATTGGCAATACTATAATGAGAATTTCATAGTATGGTAATAAGTAATTTAGTGCATCAATAACGGATGCTGTTGTTCCTCCTACATATCCATTATATGGTGAAACTTCTGTTTGAATCTTATTTACGAGATTTTGAGCTTGTGTAGAATAAGGATCATAGTTAGTTATTATTGTGACTAGGAGTGTTTTATTATTTGAACCTACATTAGCCTTTAGATCTGCAAGAACTGTGGGTGTGTATGTTCCGTTGAAATTAGGAGGAACTGGTCCTATTATACTTTTAACTCCTTGTAGTTTAGATATATTCTTTTCTATATTAGCTATTTTTATAAGATAGCTAGTATTTATAACGTGAGAAGAGTTAAATACTATTAATGTAGGATTTACAAAAGAATTTCCAAAAGCGTTTTCTAGAATGTCTAATCCTTTTACTGCTTGTATATTTGGTAACCCAGAAGTAAAGTCTAAGGATAATGGTACGCTTAATACAAAGAATAATGCTAATATGCCTAAAAATGTAGCTATTGCTAATGTTGTTTTTGGTTTTTTCATTGTTATTTCTGCTATTTTTCCTAAGGTTCTATTAGACGTTAATTTTGGTTTTGATGGCCAAAATATTTTTTCTCCTATTTTTCCGTAAATTATTGGTAATAGAGTAACTGCTAATAAAACTGTAATTGGTACTGAGAATCCTATTGTTAAGCCCCAACTATGTAGATAAGGTATAAAAGACAAAGATAAGAATACTAATGTCACTGCGGTTCCGCTTATTAATATAGCTTTTCCAGAAGTTTTTACTGAAGTTCTTGTTGCTATCTCTTTTGAGTTTCCTTTTGCTAGTTCTTCTTTAAATCTACTAAGTAGGAATACGCTATAATCTGCTCCTATTCCTAGGAGTACAGATATCATTGGTTCAATTACTTCAAAATCTACTGGATGATAGAATTTTCCAACTAATGTTACTATTGCTAATCCGAAGATCATAGATAATCCTATTACTCCCATTGAGACTATAGGTGCTATTATGCTTCTGAAGTATATTGCCATGATAACTAATAATACTATGAATACTAGAGCGAAAGTTATGTCTTGTCTTTGGTTTTCACTTTGGCTTAATTCTTGAACTAATGGTGCTGTTCCAGTAAGGTAATATTTTACGTTTATATTGGATGTTTTAAGCTTAGAATTTATTTGTTGTGATATTTCGCCTGCAGGATAGGTTCCATTCTTAAAATTATAATTAGGTCCATATTTAGTATAAACAAATAAGACTGAAACATTTTTGGCTAAATATAATGACGTAAAGTTTGCTGGTGGTTTTATTTGGAAAAATTCTGTTTGATTATTTTCAAGTAATTTGTTTGGTGATATATTAAATAGTGAAGTATAATAAATTGGGATTTTAAGTGTTTTAGATATTTCAATTTTTAGTTCCTCTATACTAATATTTGGCTGTTCTTTTAGGATTGTAAATCCTGTAAGATTTATTATCTTTCCTAGTTGTTCATCATACTGTAAATAAGCTGTTACTATACTTTCTACATTAGTTACTCCTGAAACTTTTGAGATTATTTGCTGAACTTGATAATCCTGCTCTGGTGTTGAATTGATTAAGACTACGTCTATAGTATTATTCTCATTTCCACCGTGAAAATATTCATTTAACAATGTTTGGGCTTTTGCTGAAGGATAATAAGATGGTATTGTAGTATTTTCGTTGTAATTTAAATAATTTGAAGATTGCGATGAAAGTAAAATTCCAATAAGAATTGCTATAGCCCATATAATAACAATTAATTTCTTATTCATCGTGTTCTATATGACTTACATAATTAAAAAATCTTGCACGGTACTCGATTTTAGACCATATTTAAACCAAGAAATTATATAATTTATGTATATAAATGTAAAATAAAGAGTAATATAATTATTTAATTTAATACAAATTTTTAGTATTAAATTCTAGTATAATTAATCTTCTACTTACTTTTTTATCCGTTTTAAGGTATAGTAGAATTATGAAAATAGCTATTAATACTCAAACACCTCCAATCAGATTTAAATTGACTTATAAGGACATCCTAGAGAAATATGGGTACATTGACTTACCCATTAAATTAAGCGATTTAGGTGATGAGGATTACTATATTTCAGTAGGTGGAGTTTCAAAAATGATGCTTGCATATCTTAAAAATTCTATATTTGAAAGCGCTAAATGGGTGGCATTAGGTCCTGGGTATCCTCCATCTGTTACTATGGATAATATAGAAGTTAGCTTTATTGATTTGGATCCAATTACTCTTTCTAAATATACTAAATTTAAGGAAGGTATATATAATGAATCCCATGGAATTTCAAGGTATTCTTTAAAAGGAGAAGAATATATTGCCTATGCTACTTATAATTGGTTGTCAGCTCAAAAATTGCTTGAATATTATTCAGATGTAGATGTATATTTCATTAATGACTTTCAGCAGTTGTTAGTTGGTGGTATAATTGGCCCTTCTGCACCTGCTGTCTTATGGTATCATATTCCGTTCGTTCCAGAAAAAATTAACGATAGATTAAGAGATTTTTTGATTAGATCTTTTGAAGGATTTGATGTAGTAATAATGAGTACTAAAAGAGATTTAGAAGGCCTTGTTAGAAGTGGAGCTAAAATTAATGTAAGGCAGATATATCCTTTTATTGATCCTTCTTCTTTTATTACAGTTAGTGATAATGAAATTGCTAGAGTTGAGGAGAAGTACGGAATTAAAAGAGATGATAAAGTAGTATTAGTAGTAGCTAGAATGGATCCAATAAAGTCTCAAGATGTGGCTATAAAGGCTATTAAAAATATTGATGCAAAGTTGATTTTAGCTGGAGATGGTAGTTTTACTAGTAAAAGTTTAGGTCATGATAAAGCTAGTTTGTGGGCTAGTAAGTTAAAATCATTAGTTAAGGATCTTCATATTGAAGATAAAGTTATATTTACTGGTTATGTATCTGAGGATGATTTAATGTCTTTATATCAGAGGGCTAATGTCGTGGCTCTTCCTTCGAATATTGAAGGATTTGGTTTGACGGTATGTGAAGGTTGGACATATAAAAAGCCGGTAGTTGTTAGTAAAGGTGCAGGTGTGAGTGAATTAGTAATTGAAGGTGGTAATGGATATACTTTTGAGCCAGGAAATTATGAAGAAATGGCTAATGCAATAAATAAGGCTTTAAAAGATGAAGATAAACTAGGAAGCATGGGATTTGAGACTGTTAAAAAATGTTCTGTAAAGTCTGCTTCTGAAAGTTTAAAGGCAGTAATGGAAGAAGCATTAGCTTCGTATAAAAAGTGATTATAAAATGAATAGAGTAGAGCAATTATTGAAAGAGGCTATTGATGAAGCTGAAAAATATGGTTCTATGCTTTCAATGTACTTTTTAGTCAAGAAAGTAGTTTTTGATTATTCTTCAATTTATAGGCAAGAAGAAGAGAAATATGATGTAACTGTTGATGATATTATTCTTCTCAGTTTAAGCCAAAAAGAAGTAACTAAGATTCCATTTTTCTCTATATCATTTCTAATTTACGATTATCTTTCTTCGCATAAATATAAGGTTCAAGATTGTATTTTTTATTTTAGATGGGATAAAAGAATCTTTATATATAGTCCTAGAGTTGAAGCTCATCTTTACTATTTAATTAGGACTGGATATGCTAGTGGTATAAAATATTATAAATTAACTGAAAAGGGAAAATTTGAGGCTAACTTAAAGTTTTCATCATTTTCAGAAAAAGAAAAGAAAGATATTTCATTTATTATCGAGGAAATAATTAATAAAAGGAAAAATAGTGATATTAAGAAATATATTAGAAAACAACTTTTTGGTAAGTAAATTGCATAGTAAATATTTTATACTCCCTCTTGTTAGAGAATTCTGATGTTTAGTAAAATTCTTGTAGCATATGACGGATCTGAGCAAGCTAAAAAAGCATTAGATATAGC
This genomic window from Acidianus manzaensis contains:
- a CDS encoding MMPL family transporter, with product MNKKLIVIIWAIAILIGILLSSQSSNYLNYNENTTIPSYYPSAKAQTLLNEYFHGGNENNTIDVVLINSTPEQDYQVQQIISKVSGVTNVESIVTAYLQYDEQLGKIINLTGFTILKEQPNISIEELKIEISKTLKIPIYYTSLFNISPNKLLENNQTEFFQIKPPANFTSLYLAKNVSVLFVYTKYGPNYNFKNGTYPAGEISQQINSKLKTSNINVKYYLTGTAPLVQELSQSENQRQDITFALVFIVLLVIMAIYFRSIIAPIVSMGVIGLSMIFGLAIVTLVGKFYHPVDFEVIEPMISVLLGIGADYSVFLLSRFKEELAKGNSKEIATRTSVKTSGKAILISGTAVTLVFLSLSFIPYLHSWGLTIGFSVPITVLLAVTLLPIIYGKIGEKIFWPSKPKLTSNRTLGKIAEITMKKPKTTLAIATFLGILALFFVLSVPLSLDFTSGLPNIQAVKGLDILENAFGNSFVNPTLIVFNSSHVINTSYLIKIANIEKNISKLQGVKSIIGPVPPNFNGTYTPTVLADLKANVGSNNKTLLVTIITNYDPYSTQAQNLVNKIQTEVSPYNGYVGGTTASVIDALNYLLPYYEILIIVLPIVLIASLTAFLKSIKISIGAVATILLSIVLSLSIIYSLYKSSEGILFFIPITIFVLMMGLGNDYSIFILTRVKEEIENERSLESIIRAISISAGAVTALGVILASSFAVLAIDPIKPIAELGIGIAIAALLDTFVIRIFIYPALLKLILKVENKTKSSTNS
- a CDS encoding ParA family protein — protein: MIRILVFSPKGGVGKSSIIYFLSLLFKEKYKVLIVDLSTSMTLSRLFNISGNIIDNDLDYFTEKDHISIVSFYSKNIPKNVKKIYNRYSDILKDKDIILVEYPTILNIPAIQLESTIFKETTNSTNYLLPISDPMNYIIHAVPNYINLIAQNSDLSYSILGLVINRSKEDSFDNDIKTFYREIFIIKFYREMLFKGFWNTPIPKDIYPIYYKINKLL
- a CDS encoding glycosyltransferase family 4 protein, which gives rise to MKIAINTQTPPIRFKLTYKDILEKYGYIDLPIKLSDLGDEDYYISVGGVSKMMLAYLKNSIFESAKWVALGPGYPPSVTMDNIEVSFIDLDPITLSKYTKFKEGIYNESHGISRYSLKGEEYIAYATYNWLSAQKLLEYYSDVDVYFINDFQQLLVGGIIGPSAPAVLWYHIPFVPEKINDRLRDFLIRSFEGFDVVIMSTKRDLEGLVRSGAKINVRQIYPFIDPSSFITVSDNEIARVEEKYGIKRDDKVVLVVARMDPIKSQDVAIKAIKNIDAKLILAGDGSFTSKSLGHDKASLWASKLKSLVKDLHIEDKVIFTGYVSEDDLMSLYQRANVVALPSNIEGFGLTVCEGWTYKKPVVVSKGAGVSELVIEGGNGYTFEPGNYEEMANAINKALKDEDKLGSMGFETVKKCSVKSASESLKAVMEEALASYKK